The Dehalococcoidia bacterium DNA window AGCTGATGAAGAAACGTCCCGCTGAATAGGCGGAGATATAAATAAGGAAGAGCGCTCCGGCGGGTTTGACTCGTTTTCGCATGCTCCACATGAGCGCGAATACTATCAAGTCCCATAGGATCTCGTAGGCATGGGTAGGATGTACCGCTGTTTGTTGGGCGATAGAATCGGCGCCGGTATTGGGGTTGGTATAGATGACGCCCCAGGGCAGGGAAGTTGGTTCTCCGGTGCAGCAGCCGTTCAGGATGCACCCGATTCGTCCGACTACCTGGGCCAAGATCAGGCCGAAAGCTCCGACATCAGCCATTTGCCCTACGGAAATCTTCTTGATTCTGGCATAAGCCACCGCAGTGAATGTGCCGCCCAGGATAGCCCCGAAGATTCCCATTCCTGAACCCCCGATGATGTCGCTGGGGTTCGAGGAATAATAGCTCCAATTATCGATGACATGGATCAACCTGGCCCCGACGACCCCGCCGGGGACCGCCCAAATGGCAAGACTCAGCACTTGATCGCGGGTGATTCCTCCAGTTCCCTCCTCTTTCCTGGCCAGCATCCAGGGAACCGTGATGCCGGTAAGGACCGCCAGAGATACCATGATCCCATACCATCTGAGCTCGATTGAGCCGATGGACAGGGCTACAGGATCGACACCGATGTGAATCATATTCTTCCCAAAGAGTCAAAAACCCCTTGCTGATAAGGGGTTTTTTGAGTTCAGTGATCTTTTCCCGACGGGTGGAGGAGACTTCCGGAAGGGTATATTCTGGCGGAGGGAGTGG harbors:
- the lgt gene encoding prolipoprotein diacylglyceryl transferase, yielding MIHIGVDPVALSIGSIELRWYGIMVSLAVLTGITVPWMLARKEEGTGGITRDQVLSLAIWAVPGGVVGARLIHVIDNWSYYSSNPSDIIGGSGMGIFGAILGGTFTAVAYARIKKISVGQMADVGAFGLILAQVVGRIGCILNGCCTGEPTSLPWGVIYTNPNTGADSIAQQTAVHPTHAYEILWDLIVFALMWSMRKRVKPAGALFLIYISAYSAGRFFISFLRTNDTGFLGLQQAQIVSLLVLGVAIGWLIQLYRKPLTDSGSISEPETDDVS